The Phaseolus vulgaris cultivar G19833 chromosome 5, P. vulgaris v2.0, whole genome shotgun sequence genomic interval taataaaaaaacttgGATTCAACCATTGGTTGTCTTGTTAAGGAAACCATGTAAAGAGGAAAATTTTCTTGAGTATAACTCATTCTCTTACAATAAGAACATTGGGGACGTTCTGAATCAGTTCTTCCTCCTCTATTTTACAGTGCCTCCCCTCTTGAGAGTAGACACCATGGCAGATGATTTAACATAATCGTGAAGATTTCTATTGGTAAGAGTGAGAACACAAAGTAGTCGTGTTCTTAGGCTTTTTGTTGATGGAATTTCTTGATTGATCAAGATTTGGTCCGAAACATGATCAAAATCTATGTTCATGGCACAAAGGATCATAACCATGTAGAACTTATCCAACTTCTTAATCTCTTCTAAAGAATCAACTTCTAAGtgtcattttttgtttttttgccCCCTTCATTGATCATAATACCATCTATAAACATTACAAAGATATTTACACCATCAATAGCAATACTGGCACAATTATTCTAAGTTTAAATGTGTTTAGTCTTCTAAATGGGGGTACTATTTCTTTTGGTCATCTAATTAAAAATTTTCAGTTTGATTTTGCAAAATGCTATTTTTAGTTTTTGGGGTTCGATGACATTAGTGACGTTGATGATATAGCAAGCAATGGTCTACTAAGCATTTGCTACGTGGATTTAATTGAGTGACATGATTTTTTGGAAGTTTATTAACgacttaaatatgtttttagtcCTCTGAATTGGGTAACATTGCTTTGTTTAGTCcactgattaaaaaaaatcatttttagtcCTTTGGTTTTGTTTTATGATATTTGGTCCCTGAGTGAGGTTAGTGACATTAGTGATGTGGCAAACGGTGGTCTACATGACACTTGTCATTGGCGATGCAACTTCACTCTCTAGTAACGTTTTAGCAATATTGGGCACGGTGGAGGAGGCACATGAACTTGTGTGATGTAGTATGATTCTAATGAAAAGGTTTTGGTTGGTTTTGGGGTTATTGCATCTTTGACCGAGACTTTGGACTATGGAGTGAAATGAGAAAGGTTGGTGGTGTGAGGTGTTTTCATAAGGTTGATTGAGATTTCGAACAGTGATGCCATAAAGGGAATGTCACTAGTGTCATCCAACCttgaattaaaatataacatttcGCAAAATTGAAGgactaaaaaaagaaattttttaatttgaggACCAGAAGAAATTGTGTACCCAATTTGGAGGACTAAAACTTAAATAACTTCCAAAAAACTATGTCACTCAATTAAATCCACGAGGCAAATGTAGAGTGGACTACTATTTTCCAGATAATCAATGTCACTAACGCCTTCTAATACCAGAGACTAAAATAGCATTTCACAAAATTAAAGgacttaaaaaatgaaattttttaatgGGAGGAACAAAAGAAAGAATGTCCCCAATTTGGAatactaaaaacatatttaagccATTATTTTAAATCCTATACATAGTGAATACACaaatttctaatttaaaataagtaGATTATACACAGaatggaatcaattaaaaacagtaacaaTGAAAACTTGGATAAAGGGAGGTGCCGCAAACAAGGTTTGATAAGCCTATCGTCACAAGAATTGGTGAattcttgataagatcgcaagatGCAAGGAAAAACCCTAACAGAGATATATTCTCTCTTGAATTGCCAAAACATTCATCTTCATTATGAATTCCAAAAGTGTATAAATACAATTTTAGTTATAGGTCTCTTCTCGTttgtaagtaaataaaataaaaatataagttgaTACTTCCTAATTGGTTTTGGGTTCAAATCCTAACTCCaagcaaaataataatattattttattctaatattcCGAGCATGTTGTGCATGTAATCAGCTTAGTCTTTTTAAAGTGTGGCTCATTCAACAATTGGGCCTCCAAAAGATTAGTCACCTTGTGTTGTAATGTCTCTTTGGCTTTTCTAAGCCTTCCTCTTGTCATGGGTTCACCTAAGTCTGGAATTATGTCTTGGTCAAGTTCCTCCTCACCATGCCCTTGGGCTTGGATGTCCTCATCACCATCAAACCATGACAAACAGACTAGCCTTGATACCTTTACTTGAGAGTGAAAATAGAAAGAATGCTTGAgagaaaaataatcttttagcttattcatatatttataagGATCCTTACATTTGAGATATTAAGAAAAGATATGAGCGACCTACACATAGGTGATAGATAGGCAATACAAGAAAGATAAGTTAACCTATTCTAACAAGCTGAccattcaaataaattaaacaattctgacagaaataaaaaatagggTTTAAGTTCTTTTAAGTTTACTAATAGCACTCCAAAACTTCCTCAATCTACCTCCCTAGTGTTTATTTCTCCGTAGGAGGTTTGATGATAAAAATAAGCTTCATGGCCGTTGTTGAGAAAGTGCTAAACCACAATGGGCTATTATGTAAAGGAAACAATAACTTCcattataattaactaaaaaagaGCACTACAAAAATAGAAGTAACTTAAGGGGTGCTTTGTTAattgaaaaatggaaaaaaggTGAAAAGTTCAAGGGAATAATGTGTTAACTTTTCCAGAGAAAAAATGCCTGTTTTGGTCTCAGTAAAGTGGATTAGTTTATGTTATTACAATAACATTTAGAAACATCCCCCTTTTCTATTAGTTTTTGTGGTTAAAGTAATTAAGAGAAAATACAAACAGTAAAATTTGTGGCAGACTAGTCTTCTCTCGAAGTTGTAATGAGTACTTGCTAGTTACTTAGATTAAGCAATTGGAGTGCTTGTACACTCCAAGTCAGGTAAATGCTAATCTTGCTAGGTCTGCATCTGGCAGCAGTGGTATTCACAGCATAGCCAAAATTTGGTCAATTTGATCATCCAGTGTTCTTATTTAACTATTTAATGAATGGAATGGATGCTTAAATATTTTATCCTTTACTCTGCCAATGCTATTTTTTGTTGACACCATAACAATCTATTGATAATGTGTGATATATGTGCTGCTTATGGAATATTAATTTCATAACTTCTATAACCTACAATCCATGAAATATGTTAGTTTTTACATCCAGCTGTCACTAAGTTATGAATGACTTCTCTTTCACAAAATTGTCACATAACAGAGCCCTTAGTCACATAGTATGATACAACATAGCAATGCTAGAATTATTAATAATTGAGGAATGATGCTACAGCATTGATTCCCTTATGACACTTTGACGTAGACAATCAATTCAATTGATTTTAATGCAAATATTGCTCACAGGTTGCTGCAAAAATGATAGGAGAAGTTCAAGCACTTATTATTTTTCCAATTATACCTTATGGTATCCTTGCTGTCTTCTATATCTTCTGGATTTCTGCTGCTCTTCATTTGTTCAGCTCTGGTCAGGTTGTTCAGAACAACTGCAATTCTAACTGCTGCACGTATTACCTCATTGAGAAAAAGGTGATATGTGATCGGTGTTGTGGATATAGCATTCATTACACACCACATATTGGAGCTGCCATCCTTTTTCATCTATTTGGCTGTTATTGGGCTACACAGTTTTTCATAGCTTGCTTGTCAACAGTGATTGCTGGATCTGTTGCCTCTTATTATTGGGCCCATGGTGAAGCATCTGTAAGTCAAAATACCATGCTAATAAAGAAATGAACAATTCAGAAGAATTTGTTTTGCCATAATTCTGAGGATGTAACAGTAACAAAGTAGATTGCGTGAGTTTTTAGCTCCATGAAAATGGATAGAACCAGACCGAAAAGAACACCACAGAGAATTATTAAAGGAGATTTCATGGTTTATAACATCACTAATAAATTGGTTTTCAACTAAGTTCAATGGCACTGTTTCACCCAGGAATCAACCTCACAATCTGGGATTGGGTGGTGGTTGTTGTATAGTTCTGATGATGTGGTAAGGAAAGGTTATATGAAGAAAAAACTACTAAAGTTTAATGAGATTGAATAATTTGTAGTCCCAGTCATAAAGAGGCAGTTCGCATTTTGGCTCAGAAATGATTCTTAATCAGTATAAGGAATACTGGTGTAGGATTAGAAATTGTTGAAATATGAATATCATTTTACTATCTCCTCATATCTTTGATGTTTAAGGATATTAACCATAGACTAAGAAATATTTAATGGAAGTAGagtattattatatttggaCTAAATTGTCCTCAGTACCTTTTTCTATTAATGTTTTTCTCTCTCTAATATATCCTTGTTTAATATCTCAATAATAGTGGTGCTAGCATCTAAAGATATGGGAAAGAGGAAGTATCAATTTATCACAATAATTTATTGGGCTTAGCTAGATTGTAAATTTCCTTGTGCCAGGGCAAATTTTTAGCTTCAAAATAATAAAGACCAAATTTAGACTAAATGACAAACATCAGGCTTTTGTCTGTTTGGCTGATTGGAATTTGGTTTATCAATGGACTAaacctttttcttttgatgGTTACAAATTATCCTTTATATGATATTAAATGTATTTCATCTTTCTCAATGCAGCCTGAAATTCCTTTTATTTCAGTATTGTCCTCCATGAAGAGGCTTATGTTTTACAGTCTTGGTTCTGTGGCTCTTGGTTCTCTGACTGTATCATTTGTAGAGTCAATCCGCTTTCTGCTCGAATCTATTCGCCGGAAACTAAAAGTCTCCAGTCATGTACCTGATAGCTGGATTGGCAAGGCTGCTTACCAATCTTCTCAATGCTTTCAAAGATGTATTGGGTGGACCATCAAATCAGTGAACCGAAATGCTTACATCATGGTAATTTTTGTTAATCTTCCATAAATCATTTATGTCTGCACCTTGCAGATGGATATGTGCATGTTAATTTTGAGCAGCTGTTATTTAACAGATAAGGACAGACAAGATGGAAAAGCCAACTTTAATATACTTTTGCCTTGTCCTTATTGTAATCAGAAAGTATGGGAGAGGCAGGATTACATATAGATATTTCATGTGTTcatattgattttaattaaaaacatgGGGCAAACAACTTTTTTAATGTTGGCATGTTGTTTATAAATAGACttgtataattaattaatttgtctTTCTGCATTTTACTTGTCTTCCTCACATCTGCAGATTGCTGTAACGGGTAAAAGTTTCTTTAACGCCTCTGCTGTTGCAACCGAATTGATCATGAATAACATCCTACGGATTGGACGTGTCAATGTGATTGGAGATGTTATTTTGTTCCTTGGAAAATTGTGTGTCAGTCTCTCTAGTGCTGTTTTTGCTTTCCTCATGCTGGACACGCACAAGTACAGATCAGCGCATGACAAGATATCATCTCCACTTTTGCCTGTTGTGGTATGTTTATAATCTTGTAAGAGTTGGGCTTGAAAATCAATAATGGTTCCAAAGCATGAAATATGGTAATTCAATTTTTAACCAATAGAATGTGTAGTTGGTCAAAATATTTTAGCATGCCCATAGGTTTTAGTTCCAAAATTTATGGgacttgttttttctttcatcATGGAGAGTTAAATTTGTTGCTCTACACCACTGAGTAAAAGATTGACTTTATATGCATTCAGCATGACCATAATGGATAACATGCTCACTTAAAGGATGGGGAGCAGCAAAATATTGCAGAAAATATATCTATACTAATTCTCCCTTTAAATTGAATTGTAATTTTGTGCAATGCAGGTTTGCTGGGCTCTTGGATATGTTGTTGCAACTCTTTTCTTTGCAGTTGTAGAGATGTCAATAgacaccatcattctctcatttTGCCAAGATTCTGAAGAGCATGGAACAGCACAGTATGCTTCACCTCTTCTCATTGAAACCCTGGGAGACCAAAATGAGATGCAGAGACTTGCACAAGCACCGCAATGAAGTATTTTCTTGCTCTATTTTCTCTGTGATGAATTTTAACAGGGCTTCAGGAGGAtttagaattttgttaaggtgcTTAATTTTTCCACCCGAGTTCTGTTCTTCTCCTTGTATATATTTACTATATACAATGTTCAACAAAGGTTCCCTATGATTAAGGTAGCTCTTTAGGTAGTTTTACTTTTTGACAAATGGGTTATGCTAGGATATCATGTTATGGCCACAACCAgaacaaattcaatttttgTTCTTGTGTAATTATAACCTTTCACAAACTTGCAACTTGTGATCAATTATAAGATCTTCCGTTCTTTAGATTCTATGCTTGCTTTTCATATCTTGCAACACAAACTTTTCTTAAGAAAAAAGTTTATAGACATTCGTTTCGTGTTATTCGAGCAATCCTTTAGGAATTACACCATTATATATCTTTTAATAGAAATATCACAAAGAAAGAGAATAAAAACATAATGGGAACTAAACTTCACACCTACTAATCCTTAACCCTGCAAAAGGGTATATCAAATTTATCATTGAAAAGTTCAGTAGAAACAATTTCCTATCAGTATAACCTTGAGATCTATAATTAAACTCAGCAACTTCATTAACACATTGATAATCCTCTCTAAAAATATACGAAAAATGAGTACACATAATAATACtatttacaaaaaaatttagTGATCTGTCATaaagattaaaagaaaaaaatataagcaTTGGATCTAGCATAAATAACAAGTTGAGAGTTATACTCAATTAAAATGAGTTCATCCAATGAAAATTACAAGTTCCATTTCCAGAATCACACTTCAGCATATAAAGCATTATGAACGCAAGATATGAAAGAAACAAACCACAATGGAAGCATGAGTATTTCTAAAAATATCCTCACAACCAGATATATCATAAGAACCTTTAGTTGCCCCTTCTGTATTACATTTAAACtaatgaaaagagaaaaaaaaaataggaacaTAGGATGCCACCTTCCTAGGATATATTTCTATTCTAAAACTTTTAAGAATAATGAGCTCTTGCACATTATTTTTCATGCAACGACTGCTACAACTCCCATGCTTCACTACACCAAATAGTAAAATTAACCACAAAAGAAAGTGAAGGTGATGCTAGAAACCCTAAATAGTATCCACTAAgccttcattattaaaaaaaataaaataaagtgtgGGTTATATTgacataaactaaaaaaaagaaaaaaaattgcgTGGGTCAAACGGTCACAACtgaaactataaataataaataataaataataataaaaatttaaaattttgtaggtTAAGCCTAcacaaacataatatatatatatatatatatatatatatatatatatatatttaaattaaatttaaatatgtaataaaattatgaaggttAAGTTCATGCTTGTTTAAAAATTGTGTGACTAATCCGTTGACTAAGCCCATGCTTCTTTgaattaacaatataaaatataattttgtgtgggcaACATGTAGGCTAAGCCCACGCttctttaaataaacaatataaaatataattttgtgtggggAACATGTAGGCTAGGCCTACGCAAAAAACACATCACTTATGACCCACACACCCGCCACTATTTTTATGTCGAGCATATTAGCTTCCAAATTTTAATGATAAGTACACTTTTGCGTCCATTTATTATAGCTAATGTCACTTTTTGACCCATgttaataaacatattttttgtaGTGCTTATTGACCTCAAAGTACAtcatgtttttaattttgtcatAGGATACTGTATGATTATCAAAACAATATGTATATGCCTAAATCCTAAACAAAGTACAtcatgtttttaattttgtcatAGGACACTAGATATGTATATGCTTATATGTAtaattaaacaatattttaatgtATGAAGGTGGAGTAAATTATACATTTACATGAAAATTGGTGCAAAgacattgaataaaaaaatcttatttaattattatataaatatattaatgcTCGTACTGTGGtaaatgttagaatatatggccttaaacgagagggggttgaattgtttaagaaagatttttgtaaacttttaaccttagaatgaaaattcttcaaaagaaccatgattaagaattcagtttttcaaaacaaacagcaaaagcacaaagctggaaaaacaatcggttgttttagcgaaacaatcggttgtttataccagtttcaaaa includes:
- the LOC137835281 gene encoding choline transporter protein 1-like isoform X2, with the translated sequence MRGPLGAVIGRYASSDGTTHLGGIIKHNRKCRDIAVLIIFIAFWIAMIVNTSFAFSRGNPLRLTYGLDYKGNVCGQKHAAQDLRELELKYWLNPNQVYQSGLKDSQFKLANARSICLLDCPIPSEDSLTWVCDYPEGDIHVSLNDWIDMNYDYFEFLTPEMRNSSLQLQGPCYPVIFPSVNVYWSCQFIARASNVSLKHWQQMGGVNIKEDIVIDKSIHEYINSQSAVLKRYVADIGKSWPVLIVCGGILPLFLSVIWLLMIRHFVSAMPCVTVVLFNLLMVSVTMFFYLKVGWIGNDAISPIIGEHDPYIHVYVRVAAKMIGEVQALIIFPIIPYGILAVFYIFWISAALHLFSSGQVVQNNCNSNCCTYYLIEKKVICDRCCGYSIHYTPHIGAAILFHLFGCYWATQFFIACLSTVIAGSVASYYWAHGEASPEIPFISVLSSMKRLMFYSLGSVALGSLTVSFVESIRFLLESIRRKLKVSSHVPDSWIGKAAYQSSQCFQRCIGWTIKSVNRNAYIMIAVTGKSFFNASAVATELIMNNILRIGRVNVIGDVILFLGKLCVSLSSAVFAFLMLDTHKYRSAHDKISSPLLPVVVCWALGYVVATLFFAVVEMSIDTIILSFCQDSEEHGTAQYASPLLIETLGDQNEMQRLAQAPQ